The window CGTATGAGCTCGTCAAAGACAGTACGCCCCAGGAAATTGTCGAAGCGATGCTGGAGCAGCTGGAGAAGAAGCTGGACAGCATTCCGGACTGGAAAACAAAGCTGGATAAGCGCGGTTTATCCCTGCATGAGCTGTTGACAGTCGCTTCACTCGTAGAGCGTGAGGTTGTAGTGGACGAGGAGCGTCCGCTGGTGGCCGGTGTTATTTATAACAGGCTGAACAAAGGGCAGAAGCTCGAGATTGATGCAACCGTCCAGTATCTGCTGGACAAGCAAAAAGAACGGCTGCTGAACAAGGATCTCAAGGTTGACAGCCCATACAATACGTATAAGAATACTGGATTGCCGCCAGGGCCGATTGCCAGCCCGGGTCTTGCTTCCATTCAGGCTGCTCTTGAGCCTAAAGCATCAGAATATTACTTCTATGTGACTAAAAAAGACGGTTCCCAGGGTCATCTGTTCGGTAAGACCTATAAGGAACATTTAGCCAATATCCAAAAAAGTGAACAAAGTTCGCCGTAACCTATTAAAATAGAGTTTGATGCGGTTTCGTTTACCGCAAGTGCAGGAGGGTACAACATGATGAACAAACCGGAGCTGCTGGCCACAGCAGCATCCCTGGAAGAAGCGCGCGCGCTGCTGAATGCCGGTGCGGATGCGCTGCTGATCGGCGATGACCGTTTCGGCATGCGGCTGGCCGGCCATTTTTCGCTGGAAGAAACGGCAGCTGTTATAGAATTGGCCCATGGTATGGGCCGGAAAGTCTACGCCGGCCTGGGCGGACTCATGTCCAACCGGCTGCTGGATGAGCTTCCCGCCTATGTGAAAGCTATCGGTGAGCTTGGAATTGACGGGATCGAATTCGGCGATCCGGCAGTTCTGGCTGCTGTAAAGTCTGAGGCACCGGGCATGAGGCTGCACTGGAATGCCGAGATGACCTCAACGAATTACTTTACGGCCAATTATTGGGGCCGCAAAGGTGCTTCGCGGGTTGTTCTGGCCCGTGAGCTGAACATGGACGAAATTACCGAGATGGTGCCGCTGCTGGAGGTAGAAGCCCAGGTGCAGGTACATGGCATGACGAATATTTATCATTCCAAGCGCGGCCTCGTTGCAAGCTATATGGCCCACCAGGGCCGTCCGGTAGAGGATGGAAACCTCGGCAAGGAACGCGGTTTATTCCTGATTGAGGCAGAGCGCCGGGATGAGAAATTCCCGATTTATGAGGACATCAATGGTACACATATTATGAGCTCCGACGATATCTGTATCCTTGAGGATCTGCATATCCTGCTTGCGGCAGGAGTGCACAGCCTGAAGATTGAAGGGCTGCTGAAACCAATTGCCTATAACGTGGCAGTCGTGAAGGCCTACCGTCATGCCGTGGATCTCTATGCCGCGGACCCGCAGGGCTATGCTTTTGACGAGGCCTGGATGGATGGAATCCGTGCGCTGCAGGACCCTGAGCGTGACCTGTCGTTCGGCTTCTTCTACAAAGAGCAAGTCTATTAATCTGTTAAGGAAATAAAATAAGGCAATGATTTGCTTCTTTAAAATGAACTTGTAGCTTACCTTAAGGATAAAGTAACGGAGGAAAGGTTTGGAACTGCAGGAGCGAAAGCGTCCGCCTTTGTCTCCGGATTTCAACCGCGAACAGCGGTAAAATTCAAGAAATCTGGAGACAACAGCGGCCGGAAGTCCAAATGCTTTCCGCAGTTACGGTCATATCCTAAAGGTTAGATTTCTGGTTTGTTTTAACAAAAGCAAAGATATGGAGGGGAGAACATAATGGGAACCATGACCAAGCCCCAGTTTAAGGGCAAACGTTACCGTCTGGACAAACCGGAGCTCCTTGCTCCGGCGGGTAACCTGGAAAAATTGAAATTCGCCGTGCACTATGGTGCGGATGCAGTCTATATCGGAGGACAGAAATACGGTCTGCGCTCCGGAGCAGATAACTTCAGCTTCGAGGAAATGCGCGAAGGTGTGGAATTCGCCAAGAAATACGGCGCTAAAGTGTTTGTTGCTACCAATATCTATGCTCACAATGAAGATATCGCCGGGATTGAAGAATACCTGCGTAACCTATACGAAGCCGGAATCGCCGCTATTATTGTGGCCGACCCGGCCATTGTCGATACTGCACGCCGGCTGGTACCGGGACTTGAGGTGCATCTCAGCACCCAGCAGTCCACCCTCAACTGGCAGGCAGTATCCTTCTGGAAAGAGGAAGGCCTGCCGCGTGTCGTTCTGGGCCGCGAGACCAGTCTGGAAGAGATCGCTGAGATTAAGCAGCATGTCGATATCGAAATCGAAAGCTTCATCCACGGGGCTATGTGCTCCTCGTATTCCGGACGCTGTGTATTATCCAACCACTTTACGGACCGCGACTCCAACCGCGGCGGCTGCTGCCAGTCCTGCCGCTGGAAATATGATCTGTTCCAGGATGACCGTCCGGAAGGAGCCTGGGTGTCCGAAGAGGAACAGGCTGAGGCTGCTACTGCTGCACCGCAGCGCCTTCAGCCGGGGATAACCCAGTTGCCGCTGCATCAGCCCCAGGATAATCCGTTCTCCATGGGCTCCAAGGACTTGTGCATGCTGGAAAGCATCCCCGATCTGATTGAAGCCGGCATTGACAGCTTTAAGATCGAGGGCCGGATGAAGTCAATCCACTACGTGGCGACTGTCGTGAATGCTTACCGCAAGGCCATTGATGCCTATATGGCCGATCCGGAGCATTACGAGCTTAAGCCGGAATGGCTGGAAGAATTGCAGAAGGCGGCCAACCGTCCGCTGAACACCGGATTTTTCTACGATACACCGGATCATGAGGATCATATCTATGAGCCTGAGGAAAAGGCGGCGCCTTATGATTTTGCAGGGCTAGTTCTGGAGTATGATGCTGAGAGCGGCATGGCGCTGATCCAGCAGCGTAACAACTTTAAGCCGGGGCAGGAAGTGGAATTCTTCGGACCGGATAACACATTCTTTAAACAGATTGTAGGGGAACTATGGGATGAGGCAGGGAACAAGCTTGATGTGGCCCGTCACCCGCTTCAGCGCGTGCGCATGAAGGTCGATCACCCTGTAGCTTATTTTGATATGATGCGGAAAAGAAAGTAACAGAACAATACAATGGAAAGGGATGCACCTGTAGGGTGCGTCCCTTTTTAATTTCAGACAAAAAAAGGAAAATGACTAAAATATATAAAGATTCTCAGGTAATTTCTTAAGAACCCTAAGCAAATAGTCGGAGAAAACCGATATAGATAACATATAGCGAACGCTTACATACGACTTCTATTCTAACTGGCAGGTGATGATATGGGGGCTCCCGAGCAGGAGAACAGAGATAAAAAGCAAAAGGGGAGAAGGGTAAAAGTGAGAAAGAATAGCAAGAAACCGGTGGATAAACAACAAGTAGAACCAAGCCGTACAGATGTAGACCAGTCAACTGGCAAAGGCAAAGGTAAACTCCAGAGTATAGGTAAGATAAGGGATATGGGCTTCAAAGGAGTGCTGAATAGTTCAGTAAGCCAGGTCAAGAAAGTCGATCCGATTAAGTCCGTAGGCGTCAAGCTGTTTCTGATTTTCCTGTCTTCCATTGTTGCTGTCGTGCTGCTCCTGGGTCTATTGTCTTACTCCAAGGCTAAGAATACAATTAAAGATAATGTCTCGGAAGCGAACCGGCAGACGATTATCCAGACCTCGGATAAGCTGGATATTACGCTCAAACAATATGAGAATATGGCGCTTCAGCTGTATTTTGATACACAAATGCAAAGTGACCTGTCGGATCTGCTATCCGCCAAGTCCAATTATGATAAATTCGTTGCTACAGATTCGATCAGTAAGAAGCTGTCGAGTCAGACGACCACGGATTCCAATATTGTGGCGATCTCCCTGATTCCGCAATCGGCAGATGAGGCTGTCATCACGAGCGGAAATTCCGGTCTCAAGATGGATGGGATCAGAGATCAGGAGTGGTTCAAAAAGGTTACGGCCAGCAATACAGAGTACAAGTCCTATTATTCGGATGAAACTGCCGCACCGCAGAACTATTGGTTCTCAACATCTGTTGAAGGTGACGGCGGCAAAAATGTCGCTATGGTAAGATCGCTCAAGACTATGGGCTCGGCTACAGGTTATGTTATCATGCTTGAGCTCAAGAACACCTTATTGGAGGAGGCCTTCAAAAGCGTATCGCTTGGGGACGGCTCGCGGGTTCAGCTCGTTGATCCAAACGGTACTGTTATTGCATCCTCGGTTCCTGCTGAAGATGGTGTAGCTTCAGAATTCGGCTTCATCAAGGACAGCAAGAACAAGAACAACAGCCAGGAAGCTAAGGATTCAAACGGCAAAGATGTGCTGGCTGTATTCAGTACATTAACCAAGGCTGACTGGAAGCTGACAGGTGTTGTCCCAACAGGAGAACTAGTGAAAGCAGCTAAGCCGATTCTGTTTACAACTTATATGGCTGCTCTTGCATCCGCTCTGCTTGCGGTGTTACTCGGCTTCTGGATGGTTCAGATGATCGCCAAGCCGGTGGCCCGCCTGAAGGATCTGATGGTGGAAGGTGCGAAAGGCGATTTGAGCGTACGAACAGAGTTTACTTCAAAAGATGAAATTGGCCAGCTGTCCGCTTCGTTCAATATGATGATGGAACGGATTACCGAGCTGGTTGCACAAACGACAGATACCGCACGTGAAGTCCTGGAGACCGCCGGCGAGCTTGGCGATGCCTCCCGTAAAACGGCTGTATCTGCGAAGGAGATTGCCGCAGCTACCGAAGAGATTGCCGGCGGTGCAGGAAGTTTGGCACTGGAAGCTGAGCGTGGCAATGAATTGACCGACTTGATCGGTACTCAAATGCAAAACGTCATTGCTGCCAATGCCGAGATGGATGAAGCGGCACGCGGTGTCGGGGAAGCCAGCGGACTCGGAGCGAAACAGATGGAAGACCTGCTCAAACAGACAGGCCGTACCGGAGAAATGACCTCCGCATTAGTAGATCGCGTCAACAACCTGAAAGACACCGTGTACTCGGTAATGAAGGTTCTTGATGTTATGAAAAATATTACGCAGCAGACCAATATTCTGTCACTGAATGCTACTATTGAAGCAGCAAGAGCGGGCGAAGCGGGACGCGGCTTTATGGTCGTCGCGGATGAAGTCCGGCAGCTGGCAGACCAGTCCAAGCAGTCGATTGCGCTGGTAGCAGGAATTATTGATAAGATCGTGACAGAAATGAATGAAACGGTGAACGTTCTGTCTGAAGTGGCACCGCTCTTCAAACAACAGATGACTTCTGTAAAAAGCACCAGTGATATCTTTGTTTCTGTACAGGCTCAAATGGAGGATTTCATTGCCAGTCTGGAGTCCGTAACAGGCGCCATTGGCAGCCTCAGCCATTCACAGGGTGTATTGTCTGATGCGATGGGCAATGTAAGTGCAGTCGCTCAGCAATCGTCTGCGACTTCTGAAGAAGTGGCTTCACTCAGCAACGAGCAGCAGAACGTGAGTGATCAGCTCGTATCTCTGTCCGGCAAGCTGGAGGTTGCTTCGAACCAGTTGAAAGACAAGCTGGCGATGTTCACAATCTAATAATCTATCAGTTAGGTGTAGTTATAGTTTTGACTCAGGCCGCTTCTTCCCCCGGGAAGAAGCGGCCTGTTAATTATAGGTATTGGACTTTTTCTTGTGAAACTTGGAGCTAACAAGTATAATTATTTTGTTAGGTAATTGTTATGCTGGCTGAAAAAGTTAGGTAAAGCTGATTGAAGGAGAAGGACCGGATGAAAGTAAAGTACAAGCACAACTGGTGGTCCTTTATTGGGGACATGGGCATGGAACGAAAGCTGCTCCTAGTCTTCCTGGTTATTATTACACTGCCGCTTTCGGTTATCAGTGTGATCAGCTTCAAGAGCTATACACAGTCGATCCAAGGTAACACGGTTGCTTATTCGGAGAAGCTAATCGATCAAATGATGGATGGGGTCGACGACTACATAGAAGACATGAAGCGAATTTCTTCGATGCCTGCGTATGTAAACGATATCAAACAGAATCTGATCCGCTCCAACCGCTATTATGCACAGAAGAAGCTGACTGAAGGAGATACAGACCGGAGCAGTGTTGCACCAGGTGATTTTGATCTGCTTCTGTCCATCCAGAGAGGGATCGAAGGCAATATTTCCTTCATCAACAATATTAAACGGGGGACGAACTCTGTCTATATTTTTGATGCCTACGGCAATGGCTATTATTCAGCTAAGGATGGCGGTGTGCGGCTTGATCTGGATCAGAGCTACAAATTCTGGAGCCAGCAGGTGAAGGATTCGAGCGGTGAGGCGCTGCTGTTCGGCACTCAGGCCTATACCACCAATCTGCAGAGTACCCGTTATGCTTATACGGTTGTCCGCAAAATTGTCGACGGCCTCTGGAACCCGATCGGACTGATTGCGGTAGAAGCCAATGTCAGCAACTTGGAGTTCCAGGTGGCGGAGCTGGATGAGGTAACTCATGGCAAGTCCCTGATCGTAGATGAAGCGGGCAAGGTCATTTATGACAGTGACCAGAAGCTGTTAACAATGGATATTTCCCATACTTCACTGTTCCGCAGTGCCAAGGGAGCCGCCGGAAGCTTTTATGATACGGTGTCGGGTAAGGAACGCCTGAACATTTACTCGAGTTCCTCGAAGACAAACTGGAAGGTAATTATCTCCATTCCGGTCGATGAATTGACCCGTGATGTGAAGCTGACCCGCAACGCAACCTTGGCGGCGACACTGATTATTATCGTACTCGCATTGATTATCTCCATTATTCTGTCCTTTGCCCTGACCAAACCGCTGACACAAATGATTCAGCTGATGAAAAAAGTGCAGAACGGTGATCTGGATGTCAACTTCCGCGTGAAACGCCGGGATGAAATAGGCCTGCTCGGTCATCAGTTCAACCGTATGCTCGCGCGCATCCGCCAGCTGATCGAGGATATTTACCGGATAGAGGAGCAGAAGAAGGAAGCGGAGCTGCATGCGCTGCAGAGCCAGATCAATCCGCATTTCATTTACAACACACTGGAGTCTATCCGCATGACTGCGGAAATCAACGATGATGTAGAAGCAGCTGACATGATTTCGATTCTGGGCAAGCTGCTGCGTTACAGTACCAGCGATTTGTCCGGCCATACAACAATGAAGCAGGAGCTGATGTATGTCCGCAATTATGTTGAACTCTTAGGCTGCCGCTATCCGGGGCGGTTTGTGCTGCAAATTGATGTTCCCTGGGAGCTGGATGACTACTCGATTATCAAGCTGGTGTTCCAGCCGATTATTGAGAATGCCGCCTATCACGGGCTGGATGACAGCAAGGAACATATGCATCT of the Paenibacillus pedocola genome contains:
- a CDS encoding peptidase U32 family protein encodes the protein MMNKPELLATAASLEEARALLNAGADALLIGDDRFGMRLAGHFSLEETAAVIELAHGMGRKVYAGLGGLMSNRLLDELPAYVKAIGELGIDGIEFGDPAVLAAVKSEAPGMRLHWNAEMTSTNYFTANYWGRKGASRVVLARELNMDEITEMVPLLEVEAQVQVHGMTNIYHSKRGLVASYMAHQGRPVEDGNLGKERGLFLIEAERRDEKFPIYEDINGTHIMSSDDICILEDLHILLAAGVHSLKIEGLLKPIAYNVAVVKAYRHAVDLYAADPQGYAFDEAWMDGIRALQDPERDLSFGFFYKEQVY
- a CDS encoding peptidase U32 family protein; this encodes MGTMTKPQFKGKRYRLDKPELLAPAGNLEKLKFAVHYGADAVYIGGQKYGLRSGADNFSFEEMREGVEFAKKYGAKVFVATNIYAHNEDIAGIEEYLRNLYEAGIAAIIVADPAIVDTARRLVPGLEVHLSTQQSTLNWQAVSFWKEEGLPRVVLGRETSLEEIAEIKQHVDIEIESFIHGAMCSSYSGRCVLSNHFTDRDSNRGGCCQSCRWKYDLFQDDRPEGAWVSEEEQAEAATAAPQRLQPGITQLPLHQPQDNPFSMGSKDLCMLESIPDLIEAGIDSFKIEGRMKSIHYVATVVNAYRKAIDAYMADPEHYELKPEWLEELQKAANRPLNTGFFYDTPDHEDHIYEPEEKAAPYDFAGLVLEYDAESGMALIQQRNNFKPGQEVEFFGPDNTFFKQIVGELWDEAGNKLDVARHPLQRVRMKVDHPVAYFDMMRKRK
- a CDS encoding methyl-accepting chemotaxis protein; amino-acid sequence: MRKNSKKPVDKQQVEPSRTDVDQSTGKGKGKLQSIGKIRDMGFKGVLNSSVSQVKKVDPIKSVGVKLFLIFLSSIVAVVLLLGLLSYSKAKNTIKDNVSEANRQTIIQTSDKLDITLKQYENMALQLYFDTQMQSDLSDLLSAKSNYDKFVATDSISKKLSSQTTTDSNIVAISLIPQSADEAVITSGNSGLKMDGIRDQEWFKKVTASNTEYKSYYSDETAAPQNYWFSTSVEGDGGKNVAMVRSLKTMGSATGYVIMLELKNTLLEEAFKSVSLGDGSRVQLVDPNGTVIASSVPAEDGVASEFGFIKDSKNKNNSQEAKDSNGKDVLAVFSTLTKADWKLTGVVPTGELVKAAKPILFTTYMAALASALLAVLLGFWMVQMIAKPVARLKDLMVEGAKGDLSVRTEFTSKDEIGQLSASFNMMMERITELVAQTTDTAREVLETAGELGDASRKTAVSAKEIAAATEEIAGGAGSLALEAERGNELTDLIGTQMQNVIAANAEMDEAARGVGEASGLGAKQMEDLLKQTGRTGEMTSALVDRVNNLKDTVYSVMKVLDVMKNITQQTNILSLNATIEAARAGEAGRGFMVVADEVRQLADQSKQSIALVAGIIDKIVTEMNETVNVLSEVAPLFKQQMTSVKSTSDIFVSVQAQMEDFIASLESVTGAIGSLSHSQGVLSDAMGNVSAVAQQSSATSEEVASLSNEQQNVSDQLVSLSGKLEVASNQLKDKLAMFTI
- a CDS encoding cache domain-containing sensor histidine kinase — its product is MKVKYKHNWWSFIGDMGMERKLLLVFLVIITLPLSVISVISFKSYTQSIQGNTVAYSEKLIDQMMDGVDDYIEDMKRISSMPAYVNDIKQNLIRSNRYYAQKKLTEGDTDRSSVAPGDFDLLLSIQRGIEGNISFINNIKRGTNSVYIFDAYGNGYYSAKDGGVRLDLDQSYKFWSQQVKDSSGEALLFGTQAYTTNLQSTRYAYTVVRKIVDGLWNPIGLIAVEANVSNLEFQVAELDEVTHGKSLIVDEAGKVIYDSDQKLLTMDISHTSLFRSAKGAAGSFYDTVSGKERLNIYSSSSKTNWKVIISIPVDELTRDVKLTRNATLAATLIIIVLALIISIILSFALTKPLTQMIQLMKKVQNGDLDVNFRVKRRDEIGLLGHQFNRMLARIRQLIEDIYRIEEQKKEAELHALQSQINPHFIYNTLESIRMTAEINDDVEAADMISILGKLLRYSTSDLSGHTTMKQELMYVRNYVELLGCRYPGRFVLQIDVPWELDDYSIIKLVFQPIIENAAYHGLDDSKEHMHLSISCEITEHKLLFHIRDDGCGMDRVTLDKLNDNLKLETPPKKSINGGIGMKNVHQRVQLNYGAAYGIEVFSEPGKGTDVILSLPLPGPQASKPETERSNLF